Proteins encoded together in one Lathyrus oleraceus cultivar Zhongwan6 chromosome 5, CAAS_Psat_ZW6_1.0, whole genome shotgun sequence window:
- the LOC127081327 gene encoding uncharacterized protein LOC127081327 translates to MDKGVLQISSAVKNEDVLVIEPCFNLPEPIEIPYYSGEVVPVNSKPSPVEICMPTPFPYESIKVVPWKYEITVVDKVVDGSSYAEVTKAVGEDVTNIAGMSRMTRSGRIYTPEFNVTPQGPTKESTVVTPAKESEGVQSEDTVEFLKLIKRSDYKVVDQLHQTPSKISILSLLLSSQAHREALLKVLAQAHVTQSITVDQFDGVVANITACNTLSFSGEELPEDGQNHNRALHISVKCKDDALARVLVDSGSSLNVMPKRTLAKLSYQGPSMKLSALVVKAFDGAITSTLHQKMKFVVDNQLIIISGEEDFMVSHLSSFRYIEVDEDALETSFQALEIANATFVEMKNPVGKACSSFVSLKSEKSSIEGGNPEGWGQLIDIREKHDRFGLGYVPSAAKGARVPTKDNTRSIQEVFLSTGFIHGDQVNAIEDSTANEDEPCLVYRCATTLNNWKAVEIPEIFPLSK, encoded by the exons ATGGATAAGGGAGTGCTTCAAATATCCAGTGCTGTGAAGAACGAAGATGTGTTGGTAATTGAACCTTGTTTCAATTTACCTGAACCAATTGAAATCCCATATTATAGTGGTGAAGTGGTCCCGGTGAACAGTAAGCCGTCGCCTGTCGAGATATGTATGCCCACGCCTTTTCCATACGAGAGCATCAAGGTTGTACCTTGGAAATATGAGATTACTGTTGTAGACAAGGTAGTTGATGGAAGTTCATACGCTGAAGTGACAAAAGCTGTAGGTGAAGACGTCACCAATATTGCAGGAATGAGCAGAATGACCCGTAGCGGTCGAATCTATACGCCTGAATTCAATGTGACTCCTCAAGGGCCGACCAAGGAATCAACAGTTGTAACTCCTGCTAAAGAATCCGAAGGGGTCCAATCCGAAGATACTGTTGAATTCTTGAAGTTGATCAAGAGAAGTGACTATAAGGTTGTGGATCAGTTGCATCAAACACCGTCTAAGATCTCTATTCTGTCTCTGTTATTGAGCTCCCAAgcccatagggaggctttgttgaaggtGCTTGCCCAAGCTCATGTAACGCAAAGCATAACTGTAGACCAATTTGATGGAGTAGTTGCAAACATCACAGCTTGTAATACTTTGAGCTTTAGTGGAGAGGAATTACCTGAGGATGGACAAAATCACAATCGTGCTCTCCATATCTCGGTAaaatgcaaagatgatgctttggcaAGAGTGTTGGTTGATTCCGGATCTTCTCTGAATGTTATGCCAAAAAGAACACTCGCCAAGTTGTCTTATCAAGGACCATCTATGAAGCTTAGTGCcttggtagtgaaagcttttgatg ggGCAATTACCTCCACCCTACATCAGAAGATGAAGTTTGTAGTGGACAATCAACTAATCATCATTTCTGGAGAAGAGGACTTTATGGTCAGTCACCTTTCATCCTTCAGATATATTGAGGTTGATGAGGacgctttggaaacttctttccaagctcttgaaatagccaaTGCCACTTTTGTGGAGATGAAGAACCCTGTTGGGAAAGCTTGTTCATCTTTCGTGTCTCTGAAAAGCGAAAAGTCTAGTATTGaaggaggaaaccctgaaggtTGGGGTCAACTTATTGATATTCGTGAGAAGCATGATCGCTTTGGTCTGGGATATGTGCCTTCCGCTGCGAAAGGAGCCCGAGTCCCTACAAAGGACAACACCCGAAGCATCCAGGAAGTATTCCTCAGCACAGGATTCATCCATGGAGATCAAGTCAATGCAATTGAAGATAGCACCGCAAATGAAGAtgagccatgtttggtttaccggtGTGCGACAACTTTGAACAATTGGAAGGCGGTTGAGATCCCCGAAAtttttcctttgtcaaagtaa